CGGCGTCGTCGGAAGCCGCGCCATCCGCGATGGCAGGTCCCGCCGCCAGGACGCGCGGATCGTCCAGCACGATAGGCAGCAGCCGCGCATGGTCCGCGCATTCGGTCGGCACCCGCAAGCGCGCCGACAGATCCGCGCGTTGCGGCGAGGCCAGGCACAACAGGGCATAGCGCCCGGGCAGCGGCAAGCCGCGCCGCGCGGCCTCGTCCACGTCGGCCTTGACGGCCTCGTCCACGAGCAGGCCGGGCAGGATGCGCGGCAGGGCCTGAGCCTGCGCCAGCACGTCCAACATGCGCGAGGGACGCGCGGTCATCAGGCCGCGCGACAACTCTTTCCACACCCGCTCGGGCACCAGCGCGTCCGCTTCCCCGGCATCGACCATGGCGCGGCACAGTGCCAGGGTTTCCGGCGCCACCTCGAAATCGTCGAAGCGCGCGGCGAAGCGCGCCAGGCGCAGGATACGCACAGGGTCTTCGGCAAAGGCCTCGCCGACATGGCGCAGAATCCGTGCGCGCAGGTCGCGCACGCCGCCCAGGGGGTCGATAAGCCGGCCGTCGGCATCGCGCGCGATGGCATTGATGGTCAGGTCGCGCCGCGCCAGGTCTTCCTCCAGCGTGACGTCGCTGCCCGTGTAGAACGTAAAGCCCTTGTAGCCGCGCCCGGACTTGCGCTCGGTGCGCGCCAGCGCGTACTCCTCGTGGGTCCGCGGATGCAGGAACACCGGGAAATCACCGCCGACGGGCACGAAGCCACGTCGCGTCATGGCTTCCGGCGTCGCGCCCACCACCACCCAGTCGCGGTCGCCCGCCGGCAGGCCCAACAGCTCGTCGCGGACGGCGCCCCCGACGATATAGGCCTGCAAACCTTCCAGCACCGGGTCGGTCACCAGGACACTCCCGGGAAGCAGCCACCGGCCCCGTTCACGGCAGATCCGTCCGTTCCGGCGGCTGCGGCGCGATCTCGCCCAGCCGCTGCTTGAGCGATTGCGGCTGGCCGGTAAACATCGCCGCGTAATACGTGGCGTTGGCCATGACGTTCTTCACGTAGGTGCGGGTTTCGGTAAAGGGGATGGTTTCCGCGAAGATCGCGCCCTCCACCGGATGGGTCAGCGTGGCGCGCCAGCGGATGGGGCGGCGCGGGCCCGCGTTATAGCCGGCGCTGGCCAGCACCTGCGATCCGTCCAGGTCCTGCAGCACCATGCTCAGGTAGGAAGTGCCCAGGAGGGTATTGGTATCGAAGTCGTTGACCTGGCCCGGCGTGAAATTGCTCAACCCGATCTTGCCGGCCACCCATTTGGCCGTGCCCGGCATCAGCTGCATCAGCCCGGACGCGCCCACCGAGGAACGCGCGTCCATGATGAAGCGCGACTCCTGGCGGATCAGGCCATAGACCCAGGCCGGGTCCAGCGCCACCTGGCTGGCCTTGGCCGCCACGCGGCCTTCGAAAGGCGCGATATAGCGTTGCGTGAAATCGAACTGTTTTTCGGTACGGTCCGAGGTATTCACCACCCGGTCGTAGATATTCTCGCGGCGCGCGAGTTCGGCGGCTGCCAGCAATCGGCGGTCGTCCATGCCGCGCAGGGCGAAATTCCATTCCGGCACAGCGTCGCCGCGCCAGCCCAGGCGGAACAGCGCGATCGCCCGCTGCAGGCCGGCGTCGGCGCGCGCGCTCGCCATTTCCTGCGGTGTGGGCGGGGCGGCACGCGGCGGCACGGTGATCGTGCGGCCCAGCTCTTCGGCCGCCAACTGGCCATAAAAGGTGAACTGCCCGGCGATCTGTTCGTATTCCTGCTGCGCCCGTTCGCGCCGGCCGGTCGCAGCCAGTCCGCGCGCGTGCCAATAGATCCACGCGGGTTCGTCGCGCGCCTGCGGCGACATGGCCTCGATGGACGCGATCACCCATTTCCAGTCGATGCGCTGCTGCCGCAGGGCGGCGCGTACCTTCCATTCCTCGTTGTACTGCGTCAGCCGGATATGGCCGGCTTCGACATACCAGTCGTGGGCGCGTGGATCCTGGTTCAGCACCGCCACCAGCGCCAGCTGCGCCCGCACCCACGCCAGGTCCTGGCGCGGCAAGGCGCGCGCCCATTCCCGCCGGACATAGGCATCGGCCACGTCCAGGTTGCCGCGCGCCAGGCGCGCCAGCGCGATGGTTACCAGTTCCGTCTCCGCCTGCGTGCGTGGCGGCTTGGACTGCCGCACCAGCCACTTCATCGGGTCCTTGATCATGGCGTCGTAGGCTTTCTGTTCGGGGGGCTCGAACAGATAACCCGCGTACTTGCGCGCGTCGGCCAGCTTGTTGTCCTCGATCGCATCGCGCAGCCTGGGCTGCAGGTCGTTCCAGCCCAGGATGTGGTTGGCGACCAGGTCGTCATACAGCGACCAGCACCACACCCCCGGGGCAAAGGCGCGCATTGCTTCGGCGCCGCCGACTTTCCTGCCGGTCATGTAGCGGGCTTCCAGCGTCGCGCACTCGGTCTGCGCGTTGCCATTCTTGACGGGCGCGAGCTTGTTGACGGTGTCGTAGTCGCCCGAACGCGCCGCCGCCAGCAGCCAGTCGGCCCGCAGCTTGTCGGCCAGGTAGGCGTCCGGATTGCGTTCGATGAAGCGCCGCAACTGGTCCACCGGCCATTGCGCGCGCGGCATGTTCCACACCTGGTAGCGCAGCAGCCAGTACTCGGGATACATGCCGAGGATATCGTCGCGCGCCTGCGGCACGACCACGGCCAGGGCCGACCACTGCTTGCGCAGCATGGCGTCGCGCGCGGTCATGACCGCCTGTCGCGCCGGGGTCGGTGGCTCGTTGCTCGATATCGACACGTCTTCGGGGCGCGCGCTGGCGGAGGGATCGTCGGCCAGGGTGGTAAGCGGAGCATCCGTCGCGATCGCGGCGGCGGACGTACCGGCCGGCGCCGCGATCGCCGGCGAATCCTGGCCGGCGCGCTGCTGCGCATCCACCGGCGCGCAGGCGGACGTCAGCAGCGCCAGCAGCGGCAATGCGCGACGCAACAAGCGCCCGCCATCGCCCCCGGGCGATTTCTGATAACGTCCCGATTCCCCCCTACGCATCAGTTCTCCTTAACGCCTGGACCCGAATGACCACCAAAAACACGTTGAAGGATAACGCAGTACCGCTGCGCAAGCGATTGCGGGAGGCGCGCGCATCGTTGAACGAGGCACAGCGTCAACGCGGTGGCCTGCTCATGCGTGGCCGCCTTTTCACCTGGGTGGCGCTGGCGCGCGAAGCGGCGCGCAACGCGGGCCGCCCGGGACCTTCCGTCATCGCCGCCTACTGGCCGCTGCAGGACGAGCCGGATCTGCGGCCTTTGCTGGCACAATGGGCGGAAGCGGGTATCACCGTAGCCCTGCCCGCCGTGCGCGGCGCCGGCCAGCCCCTGGAATTCCGCCCCTGGGTGCCCGACGCGCCCATGCAGGAAGGGGCTTACGGCATCCAGGAACCGCTGCCCGGCGCCACCGTCATCCCCGATCTGATCCTGGTACCCACGTTGGGGTACAGCGGGCAGGCCGACCGGGTCGGCTACGGTGGCGGGTACTACGACCGCACGCTGTCGGCGTTGAAAACGGCGGGACATGCATTCACGACGATCGGCATCGCCTGGACGGTAGGGCGACTGGAGGATACTCACATACCCGAGGCCCACGACGTCCGGCTGGATGCCGTCCTGACTCCCGACGGCTGGGTGCCCAAGGCGCCCTGAGCAACGCAGACACAACCAAACCGGCGTCCGCCACCCCGCCGGGCGCCGCACCATCACGGTGCACCGCCCGGCGCCGGCGGAACGCCGGCGACGCACCAGGTCGGCGCCCCATGCGCTTTCCCCCATAACCGCAAAATTGGCACAAGTGTTGCTTCCATTGCGGTGTAACAAGCGATGCCGGCCATCGCCCCAGGCAAAGGGCGAGACCGGCCGCCCCTGACAGGAGGAGCGCAACCATGGACCAACCGTCCGGCACTATCCGCGCCTACGACGAGATGTACGACAGCGCGGGCGAAGTGCGTCCGCATTACAGCGCCCTCGGGCAATGGCTCGCGACCCAGACCGACGAGGTCATGGCCGCCCGCCGCCTGGAAGCCGATTTCAATTTCCGCCGGGTGGGCATCACGTTTTCCGTGGCCGGCGACGAAGCCGGCACCGAGCGCCTGATTCCCTTCGACCTGATTCCGCGCATTATCCCGGCCGCCGAATGGCGCCACCTGGACGCGGGACTGAAGCAGCGCGTGCGCGCGCTGAACATGTTCATTCACGACATCTATCATGGCCACGACATCGTGCGCGCCGGCATCGTCCCGGCCGAACAGGTCTTCCTGAACGCGCAATACCGCCCGGAAATGCAGGACGTCGATGTCGCCGAGAACATCTACTGCCATATTGCCGGCGTGGACGTGGTGCGGACCGGCGCGGGCGATTTCTATGTCCTGGAGGACAATCTGCGCGTCCCGTCCGGCGTGTCCTACATGCTGGAAAACCGCAAGATGTCCATGCGCCTGCTGCCCGATGCCTTCAGCCGCCTGAAGGTGGGGCCGGTGGCGCACTATCCGGACCTGCTGCTGGACAACCTGCGGGAAGTGGCGCCGCGCGGCAACGACGATCCCACGGTGGTCGTGCTGACGCCCGGCATGTACAACCCCGCGTACTTCGAACATGCCTTCCTGGCGCAGCAGATGGGCGTCGAGCTCGTCGAGGGCCGCGACCTGTTCGTCGACCACAACACCGTCTATATGCGCACGACGCGCGGCCCGCGCCGCGTGGATGTCATCTACCGCCGCGTCGACGATGATTTCATGGACCCGCTCTCCTTCCGCGCCGATTCCGCGCTGGGCGTGCCGGGGCTGATGTCGGTCTATCGCGCCGGCCGCATCACGCTGGCCAACGCCGTCGGCACGGGCATCGCCGACGACAAATCGACCTACCTGTACGTCCCGGACATGATCCGCTTCTACCTGGGCGAGGAACCGCTGCTGCAGAACGTTCCCACCTGGCGCTGCGCGCGGTCCGACGAGCTGTCCCATGTCCTGGCCAATATGCATGAACTGGTGGTCAAGGAGGTACATGGAGCGGGCGGCTACGGCATGCTGGTGGGACCGGCGTCCACGCGCGCCCAGGTCGATGCCTTCCGCGAACGCGTGCGGGCCAATCCCGCGGCCTACATCGCGCAGCCCACGCTGGCTTTGTCCACCGTGCCCACCTACGTCGAAAGCGGCGTCGCGCCGCGCCACGTCGATCTGCGCCCCTATGTGCTGTGCGGCAAGGAAATCCATACCGTGCCGGGCGGCTTGTGCCGCGTCGCGCTGACCGAGGGCTCGCTGGTGGTCAACAGCAGCCAGGGCGGCGGTACCAAGGACACCTGGGTGCTGGAGGAATGACCATGCTGAGCCGCACTGCCGATAATCTGTTCTGGATGTGCCGTTACATGGAGCGCGCGGAGAACATGGCCCGCATGCTGGATGTGAGCATGCAAATGTCGCTGCTGCCGCAGGACCCCGCCACGCGCGAACGGTCCTGGCACGCGCTGATGCGCATCTCCGAACTGCAAACCCTGTTCGACGAGCGCTATCCGGAGGGCAGCGCGCGCGACGTGCTGCGCTTCATGATGCGCGAGCCGGACAACCCGTCCTCCATCTACGCCTGCCTGCACGCCGCCCGCGAGAACGCCCGCGCGGTGCGCGGCAGCCTGACGACCGAACTCTGGGAGACCTACAACACCACCTGGCTGGAGCTGCTGCGCCACCTGCGCTCGGAGCTTCCCGAACGCAACCCGGGAGAGTTCTTCGAATGGGTCAAATTCCGTTCGCATGTGGCGCGCGGCGTGACGCTGGGCACCATGCTGGAGGACGAGGCGCTGTACTTCATGCGCCTGGGCATGAACCTGGAGCGCGCCGACAATACCGCGCGCATGCTGGACGTCAAATTCCACGAATCCGACGATGCCGAAGCGGGCCGCACCGGGGCGCAGCGCGGCATGGCGGTGCGCGAGGAGTTCTACCGCTGGGCCGCGATCCTGGGTTCGGTCTCCGGGCTGGAGGTCTATCGCAAGGTGTACCGCGACGTGGTCACGCCGGATCGCGTGGCCGAACTGCTGATCCTGCACGGCGATATGCCGCGCTCGCTGCTCAGCTCGGTGCAATCCGTCCGGGACGACCTGGCGCTGGTGTCCAACGACCGTTCGGCCGAAACCGAACGCCGCGCCGGCATGCTGTGTTCCGAACTGCGCTATGGCAAGGTGGAGGACATCATGGCAGCGGGCCTGCACGACTTCCTGGAACGATTCCTGGAAAGGATCAAGGACCTGGGCAATCGCATCAGCCAGGACTTTCTGCTGCCGCTTTCGGCATAGCGAGGCGGCACGTCCGCCACAGGAAAACGGCCATGAGACACTTCATCAAACACGTTACCCAGTACCGCTACACCGCGCCCGTCAGCTACAGCATCCAGACCTTGCGCCTGACGCCGCGCGGCGAGGACCACCAGCGCTCGCTGCGCTGGCACATCTACGCGCCGGGCGACCTGGCCGAACAGGTGGACGCCTACGGCAACACCACCCATACGTTGACGCTGAACCGCCAGCACGACGAAATCGACCTGCTGGTCACGGGCCAGGTGGAAATCGACCCGCTGACCGACGGCCTGCTCACCAGCGAGGAAAACCGGCTGCCCGTGGATGCCTACCGCGTGCCCACGCCGTTGACGCTGCCCGACGCCACGATCCTGGATTTCTGCGCGCGGGTCCTGCCGGGCGGATTGCGCGAGCCGGCCGATGTACTGAAGCTGGCACAGGCGATCTCCGACCATGTCGCCTACGAGCCGGGCATCACGGACGTCACCACCGTCGCTTCCCAGGTACTGGCGCTCGGCCATGGCGTATGCCAGGACCATGCCCACCTGTTCCTGGCCTGCGCGCGCGCGCTGGGCGTACCCGCGCGCTATGTCAGCGGCTATCTGTACACCGTTACCGACCATGCCGCCAGCCACGCCTGGGCCGACGTCTGGCTGCCCGGCGGAGCCTGGTGCAGCGTCGACATCACCAACCGCCAGTTCGCTTCCGACTGTCACTGCAGGCTGGCCGTCGCGCGCGACTACGATTCCGCCAGCCCGGTACGCGGCGTGCGCCACGGCGGCGGCAATGAGTCGATGGTGGTTACGGTGCAAGTCCAGCAGTAGGCCCCCTGAAGCAGGCTCCCCCTGAAGCAGGCTCCCCCCCGAAGCGCTGCGCGCTTCCCCCCCAGGGGGGCGCCGCTGGAGGACCGGCGGAGCCGGATCCTCGGCGTCCCCGCTCTGGGGGCACCTGTTTTTTGCGTGGGGTGGGGAGGATTGAGGCGCTGGGTGGCGCTGGGGACCGGCGGAGTCGGGTCCTCGGCGTCACTGCTCTGGGGACACCTGTTTTTTGCGTGGGCTGGGGAGGGTTGAGGCGCTGGGCGGCGCGCTGCGGGGCGGGATAGGTGCGGGTGTTGTTTGCTGGCGATGGGTTATCGGCAGTTCAAGGGGGGTGATTGGCGTGGCATGCCGGGGATAACTAAAATATCGGGATTGCCTCTTGTCGAGCATCCATGACTTACTGTGTCGCGGCCCATTTGCACGAGGGCCTGGTTTTTCTCGCGGACTCACGCACCAATGCCGGCGTGGACCAGATCAGCGTGTTTCGTAAACTGAACGTTTTCGAACGTCCGGGCGAACGCGTCATGGTGCTGATGACCTCCGGCAATCTGGCCATCAGCCAGTCCATCATGACCATGCTGTCCATGCACGACAGCGCGGATCCCGGTTCCATCTGGAACGCGCCCAATATGTTCGAGGCCACCCGCATCGTTGGCGAGGCCATCCGCGAAGTGCATCGGCGCGATGCCGAGGCACTGCACGAACAGGGCGTGGAATTCAACGTCACACTGATCTTCGGCGGCCAGATCGGCCGCGAGCGCTGCCGGCTGTTCCAGGTCTATGCGGCGGGCAACTTCATCGAAGCACATGCCGAATGCCCCTACTTCCAGATCGGCGAATCCAAGTACGGCAAGCCCATCCTGGACCGGGTACTGGAGCCCGGCACGACGCTGGACGAAGCGGCCAAATGCGCGCTGATCTCAATGGATTCCACGCTGCGCTCGAATATCTCTGTCGGGCTGCCGCTGGACCTGCTCGTCTACGAAGCCGATACGCTGCGGGTCACCCGCTTCGCGAACATCGACGAGAACAATGCCTACTTCCGCATGATCCGCAACAGCTGGGGCGAAAAGCTGCGCCAGGTATTCGCGGAAATCGACGACCCGGCCTGGACCAATCCGGCGTCTCCGGACAGCCTGGTGCCGGCCGGGCGCACGCACCAGCCGGTGCGGGTACTGCCCGGCAGCTGCGAGCCCACGGACGTCGCGCCCGTGCAGGCCTTGGCCGAGGGACGGGACCCCTCGCAGCGGAGCTGACCTCGCGCCGGCGCAAGCGGACGGCCGGCGCGGCGCGCACCTGAAGGTGCCCCAATCCGTCGTCAATGCGTCGCGCCCCCGACAGGCGGCGTGTCCGCCCGCCATCAGGCGCCGCCGACGGATCGACACGAGGCGGCGCGGCTAGTTTGCGGATCGGTCGGCGATACCGCTTTTGGCGATTGCGCAGGTATCGTCGAGCAATTCCTCCGAGGCGCCGCGGTTGCTGGCGGCCGTTCCCTGGCCATGCCTGACGTCCTGGCCGGCTTCGCTGTCCAGAATGGCAAAACCCGGCCGGCCGTCGGGCAACGTCACGGGGGCCATGAACAACGTGTGGGGCAGCATGGAGCCGTCGGGATACACGTCGCGCGCCAACAGGCGGACCGGATCCGTCCGCGCCAGCGCGGCGTCGTCCGTCAGGATGGCCCGATAGGCATATGAGCTGCCGGCCATCGGCGGCAGCCACGTCCACCGCTTGTCGCTCAGCGTGCCGATACGCTCGGCCAGCGTGGCCGCGACGTCGGGACGGATGCAAGTGATATGGATATGCAGCTGGTCCTGCGTACGGCCATAGATGGAGTTGGCGGCGAAACCGACCTGGGTCCGCAACAGCGGCAGCTTCAGCACCTTTTCCACGTATCGCCAGTTCTCGTAGGCGGCGCGCCAGTAGTTGACGCCCGCGACGATCCACAGCCGCGCGTCCTCGATACCTGTCAGCCGGTCCGTGGGCAATAGCAGAAAGGCATAGGGCTTGGCCGGGCTGTTGTCCTTCAGGACCACATAGCCGCCGTCCACATCGACACGGGCGCAGGCATTGGGCCGCGACACGTCGTCATCGGCGCCGGTCGCGCCCGGCCGATCGCTGCCCTCAGCGCCGCCCGCGCCACGCCGCGTCAACGCGGCCCGAAGGCAGTGCCGGACAACTTCCCACAAGATGCCGCGCCGTTCCGTCACCGTCCACGTCGCGCCCGGCAAGGGACGCGCCTCGGCGCGCGGCGCCGATGCTCCCGCCACGGCGAGGTCCATGGCAGCAGCGAGCGTCAATGCCAACGCCAACGCCAACGCCAGCACGATTGAAATATTGCGCGGCCGCACCGTCCGTCCCATCGCTATCGCCCACCATCCGCAAAGGATGCCGGGCGCCATGGTATCGGGGGGAAATGACCGGATGATGGAATCCGGTCGGAATCTTCGCGCCACGCGATTCTTTGCGCGGCAATCCCGCGGGCGCCGGTGCGCGGCGGGCCGCTTTCCGGGGGATGAAGATCAGGCCCCGGCCAGGTTCTTCCAGATGGCCATCGGGGCTTCGGCGCTGTTCAGCGTGTAGAAATGCAGGCCAGGCGCGCCGCCCTCCAGCAGCTTGCGGCAAAGGTCGGTCACCACGTCCACGCCGAAAGCGCGGATGGACGCCTTGTCGTCGCCGAATTCGGCCAGGCGCAGGCGGATCCAGCGCGGGATTTCCGCGCCGCACATCTGCGAAAACCTGGCCAGCTGCGTATGGTTGGTGATGGGCATGATGCCCGGCACGACCGGTACGGAAACGCCCTTGGCCGCCACGCGTTCGATGAAATCGAAATACGCGTCGGGATTGAAGAAATACTGGGTGATCGCGCTGTCGGCGCCCGCGCGTACTTTCTCGATGAAATGGTCCAGGTCGCTGGACGGGCTGTCCGCCTGCGGATGCATTTCGGGATAGGCGGCGACCTCGATGTGGAACCAGTCGCCGGTTTCCTGGCGGATGAAAGCGACCAGATCGCGCGCGTACTTCAGTTCGCCGGCATCGCCGCCCATGCCGGACGGCAGGTCGCCACGCAAGGCAACCACCTGTCGCACGCCCTCGTCGCGATAGGACGCCAGGATGGCGCGCAGGTTCTCGCGCGTGGCGCCCACGCAGGAAAGATGCGGCGCGGCGTCCACGCCCAGGTTGCGCAGCATGCGCACGGTGCCGGCGGTGCCTTCGCGCGTCGAACCGCCCGCGCCGAAGGTCACGCTGACATAGCGCGGATGGATGGCCAGCATCTGCTTGGCCGCGCGCAGCAGGCGTTCCTGCGCGGCGATATCGCGCGGAGGAAAGAATTCCAGGCTATACGCCGGCGTAGAGGTATCGGTCATGAGACAAGCAGCGAAGACAGCAGGTAGGAGATGATGCTGTAGAGAATCGCACCGATTACCGCCCACCAGAAGCCATTGACCTGGAAGCCCTTCAGGATGGACCCGGCGAACCAGAACAACAGCGCGTTAAGGACGATGAGAAAGAGACCGAGCGTGACGATGGTGATCGGCAGGGTCAGCAACACCAGCACCGGCTTGACCAGCATGTTCAACAGGCCCAGGACCAGGGCGGCGATCAAGGCCGATCCGAAACTGGCCACGGCAATCCCCGGCAGCAGGTATGCCACCACCAGCAAGGCCACCGCATTCAGGATCCAGACGAGGATCAAGGTCATGTTGGAATCTCCCGCATCGATTGGTTGAAAGGGACGGCCACGCGGCGTGGCCGTCCCCGCAAGACTACACCATCAATAGCGGTAGTGATTGCTCTTGAAGGGGCCGTCCACCGGCACGCCGATGTAGTCCGCCTGGTCGGGACGCAGCGTCGTCAGGTTGGCGCCGAGCTTCTTCAGGTGCAGGCGGGCGACTTTTTCGTCCAGCTGCTTGGGCAGGACGTAGACCTGGCCCTTTTCGTAGGCATCGTTGCGCGTGAACAGCTCGATCTGCGCGATCGTCTGGTTGGTGAACGACGAGGACATCACGAAGGACGGATGGCCCGTCGCGCAGCCCAGGTTCACCAGGCGGCCCTTGGCCAGCAGGATGATGCGCTTGCCGTCCGGGAAGATCACGTGGTCGACCTGCGGCTTGATTTCTTCCCACTTGCAGCCTTCCAGCGACGCGACATCGATTTCGTTGTCGAAGTGGCCGATGTTGCAAACGATGGCCTGGTCCTTCATGCGGTCCATGTGGGCACGCGTGATGACGTTGTAGTTGCCGGTCGCGGTGACGAAGATATCGGCCTTGTCGACGGCCTCTTCCATGGTCACGACCTTGTAGCCTTCCATCGCCGCCTGCAGGGCGCAGATGGGATCGATTTCCGTGACCCAGACCTGGGCACGCAGCGCTTGCAGGGCCTGCGCGCAGCCCTTGCCGACGTCGCCGTAGCCGGCCACGACGGCGATCTTGCCCGCCACCATCACGTCGGTCGCGCGCTTGATGCCGTCCACCAGCGACTCGCGGCAGCCGTACAGGTTGTCGAACTTGGACTTGGTGACCGAGTCGTTGACGTTGATGGCCGCGAAGGCGAGTTCGCCGCGCTGGGACATCTGGTACAGGCGGTGCACGCCGGTGGTGGTTTCCTCGGTCACGCCGCGGATCTGCGCCAGGCGGGTCGAATACCACTTCGGATCGCGCGCCAGGGTGGCCTTGATGGCGGCGAACAGCACGCGTTCTTCCTCGCTGGCCGGCTTGGCCAGGACGGAAAGATCGGACTCGGCCTTGGCGCCCAGGTGCAGCAGCAGCGTGGCATCGCCGCCGTCGTCCAGGATCATGTTGGCGTGCTGGCCGTTGGGCCATTCGAAAATCTTGTGGGTGTAGTCCCAGTACTCGGTCAGGGTTTCGCCCTTGACCGCGAAGACCGGCGTGCCGCCTTGCGCGATGGCGGCGGCGGCATGATCCTGCGTCGAGAAGATGTTGCACGAGGCCCAGCGCACGTCGGCGCCCAGGGCCTTCAGCGTTTCGATCAGCACGGCCGTCTGGATGGTCATGTGCAGGCTGCCGGC
Above is a genomic segment from Bordetella genomosp. 11 containing:
- the ahcY gene encoding adenosylhomocysteinase, with protein sequence MNTVSDKSVSDYIVADIGLAGWGRREIAIAETEMPGLMATREEYAAAQPLKGARIAGSLHMTIQTAVLIETLKALGADVRWASCNIFSTQDHAAAAIAQGGTPVFAVKGETLTEYWDYTHKIFEWPNGQHANMILDDGGDATLLLHLGAKAESDLSVLAKPASEEERVLFAAIKATLARDPKWYSTRLAQIRGVTEETTTGVHRLYQMSQRGELAFAAINVNDSVTKSKFDNLYGCRESLVDGIKRATDVMVAGKIAVVAGYGDVGKGCAQALQALRAQVWVTEIDPICALQAAMEGYKVVTMEEAVDKADIFVTATGNYNVITRAHMDRMKDQAIVCNIGHFDNEIDVASLEGCKWEEIKPQVDHVIFPDGKRIILLAKGRLVNLGCATGHPSFVMSSSFTNQTIAQIELFTRNDAYEKGQVYVLPKQLDEKVARLHLKKLGANLTTLRPDQADYIGVPVDGPFKSNHYRY
- a CDS encoding phage holin family protein; translated protein: MTLILVWILNAVALLVVAYLLPGIAVASFGSALIAALVLGLLNMLVKPVLVLLTLPITIVTLGLFLIVLNALLFWFAGSILKGFQVNGFWWAVIGAILYSIISYLLSSLLVS
- the metF gene encoding methylenetetrahydrofolate reductase [NAD(P)H] — its product is MTDTSTPAYSLEFFPPRDIAAQERLLRAAKQMLAIHPRYVSVTFGAGGSTREGTAGTVRMLRNLGVDAAPHLSCVGATRENLRAILASYRDEGVRQVVALRGDLPSGMGGDAGELKYARDLVAFIRQETGDWFHIEVAAYPEMHPQADSPSSDLDHFIEKVRAGADSAITQYFFNPDAYFDFIERVAAKGVSVPVVPGIMPITNHTQLARFSQMCGAEIPRWIRLRLAEFGDDKASIRAFGVDVVTDLCRKLLEGGAPGLHFYTLNSAEAPMAIWKNLAGA